The stretch of DNA GGCGGAGCCAAAGGTGAATGAGCTCGTGGGAGAATCTCCTCCTTCCTTCAACGCGATTGGCCGGAGTGAAAGAGGGTTAGACCAATCAGCGAGCGGGAGCGGGCTGGCGCGATGCTCGCCCCAGGGAAAGAGGCGGGACCAGGGCTAATGGGGCGTGGTCTGGGCGGAAGCGCTGCGCTGATTGgtggagggcaggcagggggcgTGGCCAGGGCTCCCTGAGGGCGGTGGCGGCGAGCGGGGTCCGGGAGGGTCCGGCAGCCGGGAGAGGTGCGGGGAacgggctggggctgcgggacAGGGCCTGGATCCGTGAGGAGGGACCTGGGGGCCGGAGGAAGGGCCCTAGGGGCTGTGGGAAAcgagctgggagctgtgttaACGTGCCGGGTGCAGCGGAGcaggtgctgggggctgtggtgtGGCCCTCAAGGCCGAGGGTAGGAGGAGGAtggggggctctgggatgggagctgagggggaactggagctgctgcagttcgTAAAGTGCATTCTGGAGAGGGATGGGTGCTGAGAGACAGGGTGTGGAAGAGGGAAGAGGGGGGTCACCCTGTGCCCCTGCTTTAAACCAGCTCAGTGCTCCAGCTGGACAGGCACTGATCCCGCCTCTTTTTTGGAATTTCAAATGGGGTTTCCGAAAAATCAGCACCAAAGAGCCAGGCCAGCACCTTTAGTTGCTGATTTAGTTTGGAAGAGCAGGGAGCATTAACTCCCTCTCTTCATCCTTCTTCAGCATAATGGTTCCAAAGCTTGATTTCTGTAACTAGAGATGTGTTATTTTATTGGGAATAAAAAATATGCTCCCTTTTTTCAAGGATTCTGGTGGACAGTGCCTCACCCAAGCCATGGCCACACGCCTCAGATCGGTGAGTTGGGGCCTCAAATGGTGCTTGGGGAAGTTTTGTCTTGCAGAAACAAATTCATAAATATTCTGCACATCACTAGGGAAGACATGAGGCTGATCCTGCATTAATGATAATTCTGGGGAGAAAACATGATTTTCCAAGGTTTAATTTGGGTAGGTTGAATTCATACCTTAAAATCAATATAGACACGTAGCTTGGCTTGCCATAAATATTATGCTGTGCAATATCAAATTATAGAGagtttataataaaattatatataattgtggctgtccctggatccctggaagtgtccaaggccaggttggatggggcttggagcaccctggggtagtggaagtGTCCCTGTGGAAGGTGGAATAAAATGAGCTCTAAAATCCCTCCCGagccaaaccagtctgggatccTGGGATTCCTTTGCAGCCTCTGCAGTGCCGTGGGGCTCAGAGGCAGAGGGCAGCATTCTGCTGCAGTAAAACTTCACTTCAGGCACATCTCAGAGCAGTTCGGGTGCTCTTGGCTCCTGGAGAGTGCACAGCCATCAGGGAATGCCAAAACAGTGTagggtggaagggacctcatGGGAAGGggtgcagggagaagggaaatgtcCGTGAAGGGAGTGGCTGCCTTTGAGGACAGGCTGAAACAGTTTCTGTCAGTCCCCTCAGCAGCCATCCCCCCTCTGACTGAATCCCCTCATCTTCTCCAAACCACATCTGTTTGTTggctgaacacttccagggctggggactccagacctccctgggcagctgtgccaaggCTTGGCCCCTCTTTCAGTGCAGGaatgtccccaatgccccctgagctcccctggcccagcctggggctgttccctctcctgtccctgttccctggagcacagcccgaccccccggctgtgccctcctgtcaggagctgtgcagagccacaagggccccctgagcctcctttgctccaggctcagccccttcccagctcctctccagcctcagccccttcccagctgccccTCACAGGAGCTCCAGACCCTGACCAGTCTCTCCTCTGCAAGGCCCATCCCAAATACCTGCAGCAGCTTTGATGTAACTCAGGGAGCTCCTCACATTTCTCTTGTGGATCACCCAACACTTGGCAGCAGATCCTTTGAGGATGTGGCCTTTCAAGAGTTGTGAACAATCCCTGTCTTTGTGTGGCTCCctcagagctctctgcagaggTGGGGGTTGTGCTACAACCAGGAGTAAAActctctccaggcagcacagagcattCTTTGTGTAACAGCTCCCTGGGACTCAGGGCCTGGATGTTCTGTGCTGCCAGTGAGGTCCTTGGGCTCAGTCCAGTCAGACGAGTGGCCAGACTGAACTCTGTTAATTAGTGACTCCAATCACTGATTTACAAAgcttaaagaaagagaaagagaggacTGATGGCCCAAAAGGACAGCCCCTGCTTTTACCTAGCTGCTTTCTTGGCCCTGAGGGTCACAGGGTCTGATCATGGTGATGGTTTTATGCTCTGAGGTAGCTGTGGCAGGAGGCTGAggcaaatcacagaatcagcccagactcccaggctgctctggggtgggagGGACATAAAAgtcctccagtgccacccctgccctggcagggacacctcccactgtcccagggtgatccaagccccaatgtccagcctggccttgggcactgccagggatccaggggtaaccacagctgctctgagcactgtgccaggccctccccacctcccagggaacaattccttcccaattcccaatatcccacccatccctgccccctggcagtgggagccattccctgtgtcctgcctcTCCATGCTCTTGTAAACCATCTCTCTCTGTCTTGCAGGCTCCCTTCAcattctgtttgttttgctaTCCAAGCACAGTTCATGGGGACcaatcttcttttccttctctcctccctgagcctcctggTTGTGAGCAGGAGGCAGAGTCCTTCCAGAACCCCAAAACCAGAGTGTCTGCACTTACaactccctggcacagcacagagctttgATGTCCGAGTTCAGATTCCTCtggtggagctgctgagcagaaTTGCTGCTCACTGAGCCCCAGGGAAGCTCAGGCTGGTTGCTCTGTGTGTCAGGGAGGCTCTCCCTGTCCtgacctgtccctgtccctgtccctgtccctgtccctgcaggctggcaggagctgcaccgTGATCGGGGGCTCGGGGTTCCTGGGGCAGCACatggtggagcagctgctggccaagggCTACAGAGTCAACGTCTTCGACATCCAGCAGAGCTTCCAGAGTGAGCAGGTGACCTTCTTCCTGGGAGACCTGTGTGACAAGGAGGTGAGCAAGGAACAGGGGCACATGCAGGCCTTGCACTTTTCCTTGGAAGCCTCTGAAGGAAACACATCTGGTGTCTGATGTCTGGATTCTGCTGAGAGCTGGAAAGGGCAGGACTGTgacagtgctcacaggggtctgaggatgagggaagagatgaggatctgactccatgtttcagaaggctgatttattatgttatgatatatattatattaaaactatactaaaagaacagaagaaaggatttcatcagaaggaaAGACTGGTAACAAAGGCCTGTGTCTGGgacagtctgagccagctgactgtgattggccattaattagaaacaaccacatgagaccaatcccagatgcacctgttgcattccacagcagcagataatcattgtttacattttgttcctgaggcctcccagcttctcaggaggaaaaatcctaaggaaaggatttttcagaaaacgTGTCTGTGACACAGGACTGCTTTGTGCCTGGTGCTTTGCATCACTGTTAGCTGAGATTTTACATGACATTACTGTTAGCTGAGATTTACAGGGTAATTAGAGCCCCTGGGCTAATTGCAGGaggctctcccagctccatgAGAATGGCACAGCTCATATTCCCAACAGTCAGGGCAGGATGAGAGGGAGCCTTGGCCATGATCTGTGTGAGCCATGTGGGAGGTGACTTTGGGACAGTCACCTGCACTCAGCCAGTGCCATGGGGAGCTTTAAACCTGCTGCTTCCTCAGGGACCCAACTCCAGGGAGTCCTGAGCCTTGTGCCTGCACCTGGGGATTGCAGGCAGTGCAGCCTGGccagcctccagctctggggaagctgccagGATTTCTCTGGGAAGAAGAGAGGATGTGGTGTATGCTGGACATTGTGGAGATCCTGGATGCCAATCCCATCCAGCTGCCCACCTTTATGGAGGAACATGGtttgaaatgcagctgtttccatgaaaaaaagCTGGTTTATTTCCCTGCTGTTGTTTTCTCCTGATGGCTGttgctccattcccttctcccCCGTGtttcctgcaggctctgctgcctgccctgcaagGGGTGTCTGTGGTGTTCCACTGTGCCTcaccagccccttccagtgACAACAGGGAGCTGTTCTACAAGGTGAATTTTATGGGAACCAAGGCAGTCATTGAAGCCTGCAAAGAAGCTGGAGTGCAGGTAAAGCTGGAAAAGGCAtgagagcaggaggggctgatGGACTTTGTGACATTGGCAGCACGGGCCAGGGTCAGCCTTGTCTGAGAGGGCACAAAGGGCTCTGTGATAATGAATTCCCACTTGGCCCATGAAAACCAGTGGAAAAGACTCTGGGTCTCCAGCTTGGTGTAAACTCCATCCCTGATTGCCACAGAAAACCACATTGTGATTGGAATGGAAAAGCTTCCATTAAAATCTGTCCTGGGAGAGTCACCCTGGGAGAACAACACCTCACAAGTGGcttctttcctgcttttataagggcacagcccagagatGGCTTTTCCAGCAGTGGGGATATTCATGGCATCAACTCCCTCCCTGAATTCCTCACCATGGAATGAGGAGGAGCTCACTTGTGCCATAATCTCAGTGCCTTTTGGTTTAGAAAGTCAATTGCCCACAAAAGGAAGAGCCTGAGGAAGCCAGCCTGGAATTGGAGACTGAATTTTCTCCCTAAATTACTTTAATATCCCATGATatcatttaaattaatttatttaatttattttaaatttattaattatatttctattatttatttcatttaagtcaccaaacaaaaacatccaaggtttctttttttttttttttttttttttgttaaatccACTGTGATCTGTTACTGCCAAGATGGGCAAATCTTTGTGTAAAACACTGGGGGTATGTTAAGTGTTCCAAGCCTCTGATTTTCCTGGAGATGTTTCCCCTGCACTGACTGCCTTGGGGGTTTGTTGGAATGTTTTAATCTCCTTTGGGTAGCATTAAATGATGGGACAGAATGAATTAAAAAGGGAGGAATTCTCTTACCTGCAGTTTCTATTCATCTTCTGTTAGACTCAGGTTATTTTCTGTAGGATCAGTTGGTTAAATATTATCATTATTAccattattataattattaccATTATTATCTTTACTCAGCCTTTGTAAATAATGACCTTTTTATTTTAGGCTTTAAGCAACTCTTTTTCTCCCCTATCTCTTGCAGAAATTGGTGTTAaccagcagtgccagtgtgGTTTTTGAGGGCACAGACATAAAAAATGGCTCAGAAGATCTGCCCTATGCACAAAAACCTATTGATTACTACACAGAGACCAAGATCCTGCAGGAGAAGGTATTTGCCAATGGTTAAATTGTTATTTTGGGATGTATTCAATtaataaaaagagaataaaatcaAGCTGTGCCATGGATTACCACAGAGGTTGAATGAAATgctgtgtgacactgcagaggaGGTTCCAGAGGTGTCACTGCCATGGAGGAGCCACAGGATAATCCCAGTTCTCTGCCACAGCTTTGGTTTCACAGCACTCAGGGGATGTTTTtgtcctctctgctgcttttcctgatttttatcCTGAATTTGGAGTTGGGAATGTGAAAAAGGCACTGagtgaggaggagaggaggtggGAACATGGCCTGAGCTGAGGGGCACAGGCCATTACTGAAAATATTCATGTTAAAAAACATCTGAGGGTTCACTGCTTTGGACACTTGCACAGCACCAATATCTGCTCTTCTCATGCTCTTTCTGCTGCAGCATCTGTGGTTTAAATCTGGGGTAACAATGTTTTCAATCCAAGGCAGCAGACCTTTCCTGGATCCTTTTCCCATGGCTTGCACTCAGCTGGGGAAGAATCTGTGCTTTTTGTGCCACAAGAATTGAGAGTCCCTTCCATGCTGATGCTGACAGTGTGAGAGGCTGGAAGGAATTTCCTCCACTGGAGCttcattaatttaaattgtGCAAACATCTGTTCCCTCCCCAGCACTTTGCAGTAACTGATAAAGgggaagctgaggagcagcaatcaggggcagccccagtgctgctgatTGTGGCTTTGTTTTGGGGGAAACTCAAAGGATTTTGTTTGTGCCTCCTCCATAGaaatcccagcagctgctggaaatgaaaaCACGTGGTTTAGGAACTCCCAAGGGAGTGAAatctgctccagagctgctgaatgtgctgctggagctccagggagATGGGATCACCCCCTCCTGAGGCAGATCCAGGAGGGCTGGGGTGGtacagctgctgggagggacagAAATGGAATTCCTGAGtgtcctctgctccagctcctgcacagggTTCATGGAGTGCAGGAGCTTGGAGAGCTCCTCTGGCTTCTGGGGTGTTCCCTTCCCTTGTCAATTCATTAAGTGCTCAACCATAAAAACTGCTTTGTGTCTGGTTTTCTTATCAAGGAGAACTGGAAAAAGAGATGAGAACAAAGGAAGGATCACTTGGAAAGACAGGAGAGGATAATAATTCTTCCCTTGGTTCTTCCCAGGGAGAtggggagcccccagccccttcaGTGATGATAGTGGGATGTTGGGACCCTGGGTGCTGAGattttcagactttctgtgctgccaggagaacactgcattgacctgaggcCGTGGAGAAGCTTCTAGAACAGAAtgacagagctgggattgtgggtgtggagtctggatagaagtgtgtgacatcacagggtgggaaacttagggtttaagggtttagaatatagtaatatgTATaaggcaagatggaggtttcAGGGCAGAGGCTGGTCCTTCTTTTCCACCTTCTTTTCCACCTTCTTTTCcaccttctttcctttcttttccaccttctttcctttcttttccaccttctttcttctccaccttcttctccaccttcttttccatgggtttgggtggttttgtgtaattggataaaaaagtccccattgcaggcCACaggtggttggttattgggttaaaaacaacaataattgaggtgtcatttcttaactggacagtttatccttaaaaggccttgtagagagagGGCtggggctccatttttagtttgttagagAGAAATGCTGTAGAACTCAGGCTTTTTGAGATTGTAACATAAATAAGCATCTGAGTCCCAACAAAAAATACCATCTCCCAGTTTAATCCCAACCCTGGCAGAAAAGAAGTTAAGGCCCCACAGTGGGATGCCTTGCTGagctctgttttccttcttgatttccttctcctctttccctgcaGGAGGTGCTCAGTGCAAACGATCCAGACAACAATTTCCTCACCACTGCAATCCGTCCCCATGGAATCTTTGGTCCCAGGGACCCTCAGCTGGTTCCCATCCTCATCCAGGCAGCTCAGAGTGGCAAAATGAAGTTCATCATTGGGTGAGCAAGGCCCAGGCATTTCAGAGCGGGGACAAAGTCACTGCTGGATTTACAAAGCCCttttggaaagaaacaaaaggaaatcaGTTGTGttgtttctgttatttttcactttccattttttttccttaaaaatcctATGGCAGGGGCTcactccctgccatggtgagTGTCCATAATGCCAGAGGAATATCCATGAGAAAAGCTGGTATGGATTGAGCTGTTAAAGAGCAGTGCCATTAATATGAGACAGCTCAGATTACTTGCTGTTAATTTATACCACTTGTGGTCTTTGAGGTTCTGGCAATTAAAATCCTTATTAAATATGAAACACTAAAAGTATGGCCTGAAATTGCagcaccagagagaagagaagaggaagctTGGGATGAATTTATCCTGCTGGAAGTCCTTTTTGCCTCAAGCAGATTCTCAGCCCAGCTTGCCTTGGGGCTAAATTCCTTTTCTGTGTGCAGGGATGGAAAGAACCTGGTGGATTTTACCTACGTGGAGAATGTGGTGCATGGGCACATCCTGGCTGCAGAAAAGCTGCACAAAGGCTCCCCCCTGTGTGGGAAGGtgagaagggaggggagggaagggatccccagcctctgctgtggAATCCATGCTGATTCCTCAGGGCCCTGCACATCATCCTGcaggccagcagctccaggtttTCCATCTGTGGGGAGCATTGAGTGCAGCCAGATGGGCTGAGCTGGATGGATATCCTGGAATTTGCTGCTCTAAAACTCCTTGGGAAGGGCAATCCAGGCAGAACTGGGGGCAGCCAGGAGGCACACATGGAAACACAGCAGCTTTTGGGACACAATTCAGAACAGGAGGAGCTTTTCCAGGTCCTGTGCTCTGGGCACACTGGGGTGTTTTAAGTtgtctgctctgtgctgtggcagcCGGTTTGGATGACATTTATGAGGAATCCTGGCCTCTGGGGTGCTAGAAGTAGCTGGTTTCCTTGGAAGAGCAGGGATTCCCCCCTCTTCACTCAGAGGTGGGCAGTGCAAAGCAGTTTGTGAGGATGGTGTGTGCTCTGGCCCAGGTCAGGGGTGTGATGTCCTCACATGAGCAGGAGaggggccagcacagagccaaacCTGGGAAATCcactgtgacagtggtcacaagggtcttcagggtgagagagagacgagaatgttgacctcatgttcagaaggctgatttattattttatgatatatatgtaTTACATTGTGACTATACTACAAAGAAATAGAagggaaagttctcagaaggctagctaagctaagaatagaaaaggaatgaataacaaaggtctgtgtctcagcacagagtgaggcccagctctgctgtgagtggtcagtaaatgCAAACATCCAcccgagaccaatcacggatccacctgttgcattccacagcag from Ammospiza nelsoni isolate bAmmNel1 chromosome 15, bAmmNel1.pri, whole genome shotgun sequence encodes:
- the NSDHL gene encoding sterol-4-alpha-carboxylate 3-dehydrogenase, decarboxylating, translating into MATRLRSAGRSCTVIGGSGFLGQHMVEQLLAKGYRVNVFDIQQSFQSEQVTFFLGDLCDKEALLPALQGVSVVFHCASPAPSSDNRELFYKVNFMGTKAVIEACKEAGVQKLVLTSSASVVFEGTDIKNGSEDLPYAQKPIDYYTETKILQEKEVLSANDPDNNFLTTAIRPHGIFGPRDPQLVPILIQAAQSGKMKFIIGDGKNLVDFTYVENVVHGHILAAEKLHKGSPLCGKAFHITNDEPIPFWTFMSRILTGLDYDPPKYHIPYWLAYYLALLLALLLALLRPLVTIKATFTPMRVALAGTFHYYSCERAKRAMGYSPVVSLDEAIARTVQSYPSLRRARA